Proteins from one Mycobacterium sp. EPa45 genomic window:
- a CDS encoding CbtA family protein, producing the protein MEKSIIWRGILSGALAGVLAFVFARIFLEPVIERAIGFEGEMAHSHGDHEHGVELFTRGVQGNIGMGFGVFAFAVAMGALLAVVFAVAYGRFGDTAARPLAARVAGAMLVCLYVVPALKYPPNPPAVSLEETIRQRTLLYLLMVVLSAALFVAAVVVQRRIAQRLDGWNATLIAAGGYLVAVAVVMLALPTIDETPEHFPADLLYEFRLYSLGTQVVMWVTIGTVFAALMHRLLDSKQREPVTA; encoded by the coding sequence ATGGAAAAGTCCATAATCTGGCGCGGCATCCTGTCTGGCGCCCTTGCCGGCGTGCTCGCATTCGTCTTCGCGCGCATCTTTTTGGAGCCGGTGATCGAACGTGCGATCGGGTTCGAAGGCGAGATGGCGCACAGCCACGGCGACCACGAGCACGGCGTTGAACTGTTCACCCGTGGCGTGCAGGGCAACATCGGCATGGGCTTCGGCGTCTTCGCCTTCGCGGTTGCCATGGGCGCACTGCTCGCGGTGGTGTTCGCCGTGGCCTACGGCCGCTTCGGCGATACCGCGGCGCGGCCGCTGGCGGCTCGGGTGGCGGGGGCGATGCTGGTGTGCCTCTACGTCGTTCCCGCGCTGAAGTACCCGCCCAACCCACCGGCGGTCAGCCTCGAGGAAACGATCCGGCAGCGGACTCTGCTCTATCTGCTGATGGTCGTGCTGTCCGCGGCGCTGTTCGTCGCGGCGGTCGTGGTCCAACGCAGGATCGCCCAGCGACTCGACGGTTGGAACGCGACGTTGATCGCGGCGGGCGGCTACCTCGTCGCGGTAGCGGTGGTCATGCTGGCGCTGCCGACGATCGACGAGACACCCGAGCATTTTCCCGCCGACCTGCTCTACGAGTTCCGGCTGTACTCGCTGGGCACTCAGGTCGTCATGTGGGTGACGATCGGTACGGTGTTCGCCGCACTGATGCACCGGCTGCTCGACAGCAAGCAGCGGGAGCCCGTCACTGCGTGA
- a CDS encoding CbtB domain-containing protein, whose protein sequence is MTTPQTKSRARAVDLSAAKAVAWLSLTAFFALLVLYFVGIDQGATSVFGDNMYVHEFVHDARHLLGFPCH, encoded by the coding sequence ATGACCACTCCGCAGACCAAGAGCCGCGCCCGCGCCGTCGACCTGTCGGCCGCCAAAGCCGTCGCCTGGCTTTCGCTGACCGCCTTCTTCGCGCTGCTGGTGCTGTACTTCGTCGGCATCGATCAGGGTGCCACTTCGGTTTTCGGCGACAACATGTACGTTCACGAATTCGTGCATGATGCCCGCCACCTGCTCGGCTTCCCCTGCCACTGA
- a CDS encoding YbjQ family protein, with amino-acid sequence MLVVTTNDIPGWEIQRVCGEVFGLTVRSRNAFAQMGAGFKSMFGGELQGMTKNLAESRNEAMNRLMGEARNRGGNAIVGMRFDTTELGDVWTEICAYGTAVQAVPITDAAKYTAQQLGYGAG; translated from the coding sequence GTGCTTGTTGTGACCACCAACGACATCCCGGGCTGGGAGATCCAGCGGGTGTGCGGTGAGGTGTTCGGCCTCACCGTTCGATCGCGCAACGCTTTCGCCCAGATGGGCGCGGGCTTCAAAAGCATGTTCGGCGGCGAATTGCAGGGCATGACGAAGAACCTTGCCGAAAGCCGCAACGAGGCGATGAACCGGTTGATGGGCGAGGCCCGCAATCGCGGTGGCAACGCGATCGTCGGAATGCGTTTCGACACCACCGAACTCGGCGATGTCTGGACCGAGATCTGTGCTTACGGCACCGCGGTACAGGCCGTCCCGATCACCGACGCCGCCAAGTACACCGCGCAGCAACTGGGTTACGGCGCCGGCTGA
- the clpC1 gene encoding ATP-dependent protease ATP-binding subunit ClpC translates to MFERFTDRARRVVVLAQEEARMLNHNYIGTEHILLGLIHEGEGVAAKSLESLGISLEGVRSQVEEIIGQGQQAPSGHIPFTPRAKKVLELSLREALQLGHNYIGTEHILLGLIREGEGVAAQVLVKLGAELTRVRQQVIQLLSGYQGKETAEAGTGGRGGESGNPSTSLVLDQFGRNLTAAAMEGKLDPVIGREKEIERVMQVLSRRTKNNPVLIGEPGVGKTAVVEGLAQAIVHGEVPETLKDKQLYTLDLGSLVAGSRYRGDFEERLKKVLKEINTRGDIILFIDELHTLVGAGAAEGAIDAASILKPKLARGELQTIGATTLDEYRKYIEKDAALERRFQPVQVGEPTVAHTIEILKGLRDRYEAHHRVSITDAAMVAAATLADRYINDRFLPDKAIDLIDEAGARMRIRRMTAPPDLREFDEKIADARREKESAIDAQDFEKAANLRDREKQLVAQRAEREKQWRSGDLDVVAEVDDEQIAEVLGNWTGIPVFKLTEEETTRLLRMEDELHKRIIGQEDAVRAVSKAIRRTRAGLKDPKRPSGSFIFAGPSGVGKTELSKALAEFLFGDDDALIQIDMGEFHDRFTASRLFGAPPGYVGYEEGGQLTEKVRRKPFSVVLFDEIEKAHQEIYNTLLQVLEDGRLTDGQGRTVDFKNTVLIFTSNLGTSDISKAVGLGFTQGGGENNYERMKQKVNDELKKHFRPEFLNRIDDIIVFHQLTRDEIIRMVDLMVNRVGKQLKTKDMEMELTDKAKALLAKRGFDPVLGARPLRRTIQREIEDALSEKILFEEVGPGQLVTVDVDNWDGEGAGEDAKFTFIGGPKRPEPVEPDLASAGTASE, encoded by the coding sequence ATGTTCGAGAGATTCACCGACCGTGCCCGCAGGGTCGTCGTCCTGGCTCAAGAAGAAGCCCGGATGCTCAACCACAACTACATCGGCACCGAGCACATCCTGCTGGGACTTATTCATGAGGGTGAGGGCGTAGCCGCCAAGTCACTGGAGTCGCTGGGCATCTCGCTCGAAGGTGTCCGCAGCCAGGTCGAGGAGATCATCGGTCAGGGCCAGCAGGCCCCGTCCGGGCACATCCCCTTCACCCCGCGCGCCAAGAAGGTGCTGGAGCTGAGCTTGCGCGAGGCGCTGCAGCTCGGCCACAACTACATCGGCACCGAGCACATTCTGCTCGGCCTGATCCGTGAGGGCGAAGGTGTGGCCGCCCAGGTGCTCGTGAAGCTGGGCGCCGAGCTGACCCGGGTGCGTCAGCAGGTCATCCAGCTCCTGAGCGGATATCAGGGCAAGGAGACCGCGGAAGCCGGTACCGGCGGCCGCGGCGGCGAGTCCGGTAACCCGTCGACGTCGCTGGTCCTCGATCAGTTCGGCCGCAACCTCACCGCGGCAGCCATGGAGGGCAAGCTCGACCCCGTCATCGGCCGCGAGAAGGAAATCGAGCGGGTGATGCAGGTGCTGAGCCGGCGCACCAAGAACAACCCCGTGCTGATCGGTGAGCCCGGCGTCGGCAAGACCGCCGTCGTGGAGGGCCTGGCCCAGGCGATCGTGCACGGCGAGGTTCCCGAGACGCTCAAGGACAAGCAGCTCTACACCCTCGACCTCGGGTCGCTGGTGGCAGGCAGCCGTTACCGCGGTGATTTCGAGGAACGCCTCAAGAAGGTGCTCAAAGAGATCAACACCCGCGGCGACATCATCCTGTTCATCGACGAGCTGCACACGCTCGTCGGAGCGGGTGCCGCCGAGGGCGCCATCGACGCAGCGTCGATCCTGAAGCCGAAGCTGGCTCGCGGTGAACTGCAGACGATCGGTGCGACCACGCTCGACGAGTACCGCAAGTACATCGAGAAGGACGCCGCCCTTGAGCGCCGGTTCCAGCCGGTCCAGGTTGGTGAGCCAACGGTGGCGCACACCATCGAGATCCTCAAGGGTCTGCGCGACCGGTACGAGGCCCACCACCGGGTGTCGATCACCGACGCGGCGATGGTCGCGGCGGCCACCCTGGCCGACCGCTACATCAACGACCGCTTCCTGCCGGACAAGGCGATCGACCTGATCGACGAGGCGGGCGCCCGCATGCGCATCCGCCGGATGACCGCTCCGCCAGACCTGCGCGAGTTCGACGAGAAGATCGCCGACGCGCGCCGGGAGAAGGAGTCCGCGATCGACGCGCAGGACTTCGAGAAGGCCGCCAATCTGCGCGACCGCGAGAAGCAGTTGGTCGCCCAGCGTGCCGAGCGGGAAAAGCAGTGGCGCTCAGGTGATCTCGATGTCGTGGCCGAGGTCGATGACGAGCAGATCGCTGAGGTTCTGGGCAACTGGACCGGTATCCCCGTGTTCAAGCTGACCGAGGAGGAAACCACTCGGCTGCTGCGCATGGAGGACGAGCTGCACAAGCGGATCATCGGCCAGGAGGACGCGGTCCGCGCGGTCAGCAAGGCAATCCGGCGTACCCGCGCCGGCCTGAAGGATCCGAAGCGGCCGTCCGGCTCGTTCATCTTCGCCGGCCCGTCCGGTGTCGGTAAGACCGAGCTGTCCAAGGCGCTCGCGGAGTTCCTGTTCGGCGACGACGACGCACTGATTCAGATCGACATGGGCGAGTTCCACGACCGCTTCACCGCGTCGCGGTTGTTCGGTGCCCCGCCCGGATACGTCGGCTACGAAGAGGGCGGCCAGCTCACCGAGAAGGTCCGGCGCAAGCCGTTCTCGGTGGTGCTGTTCGACGAGATCGAGAAGGCCCACCAGGAGATCTACAACACGTTGTTGCAGGTCCTCGAGGACGGCCGTCTCACCGACGGTCAGGGCCGCACGGTCGACTTCAAGAACACCGTGCTGATCTTCACCTCGAACCTGGGCACCTCCGATATCAGCAAGGCGGTCGGCCTCGGCTTCACCCAGGGTGGCGGTGAGAACAACTACGAGCGGATGAAGCAGAAGGTCAACGACGAGCTGAAGAAGCACTTCCGTCCGGAGTTCCTCAACCGCATCGACGACATCATCGTCTTCCACCAGCTGACTCGCGACGAGATCATCCGGATGGTCGATCTGATGGTGAACCGGGTGGGCAAGCAGTTGAAGACCAAGGACATGGAGATGGAGCTGACCGACAAGGCGAAGGCCTTGCTGGCCAAGCGTGGCTTCGACCCGGTGCTGGGTGCCCGGCCGCTGCGGCGGACCATCCAGCGCGAGATCGAAGACGCCCTCTCGGAGAAGATCCTCTTCGAGGAGGTCGGACCCGGTCAGCTGGTCACCGTCGACGTGGACAACTGGGACGGCGAAGGCGCCGGCGAGGACGCGAAGTTCACCTTCATCGGTGGGCCCAAGCGACCCGAACCGGTCGAACCGGACCTGGCCAGCGCAGGCACTGCCAGCGAATAA
- the lsr2 gene encoding histone-like nucleoid-structuring protein Lsr2: MAKKVTVTLVDDFDGAGAADETVEFALDGVSYEIDLSSKNAQKLRNDLKQWVEASRRVGGRRRGRSGPAGRGRASIDREQSAAIREWARRNGHKVSTRGRIPADIIDAFHAAT, translated from the coding sequence ATGGCCAAGAAAGTGACCGTCACTCTCGTCGACGATTTCGACGGCGCAGGAGCAGCCGATGAAACGGTCGAATTCGCGCTCGACGGTGTGAGCTATGAGATCGACCTTTCTTCAAAGAATGCTCAGAAACTGCGTAACGATCTCAAGCAGTGGGTCGAGGCCAGCCGCCGCGTCGGAGGCCGGCGCCGTGGTCGCTCCGGTCCGGCAGGCCGTGGCCGCGCCAGCATCGATCGCGAGCAGAGCGCCGCGATCCGGGAGTGGGCGCGGCGCAATGGACACAAGGTGTCGACCCGGGGACGGATCCCGGCCGACATCATCGACGCCTTCCACGCCGCGACCTAG
- the lysS gene encoding lysine--tRNA ligase produces the protein MSSADTPDTDHAGGDVPEQFRIRQGKREALLADGKEPYPVSVPRTHSLAEIRAAYPDLEADTATGDIVGVTGRVVFARNSGKLCFATLQEGDGTQLQAMISLAGVGEEALDAWKSTVDLGDIVFVHGEVISSRRGELSVLADSWEMASKALRPLPVAHKEMSEESRVRQRYVDLIVRPEARTIARQRIAVVRAVRNALERRGFLEVETPMLQTLAGGAAARPFVTHSNALDVDLYLRIAPELFLKRCVVGGLEKVFELNRNFRNEGIDSTHSPEFSMLETYQAWGTYDDSAIVTREIIQEVADEAIGTRQVPLPDGTFYDLDGEWPSLQMYPSLSEALGEEITPDTSAEYLLAIAGRLGVEIPKDRGYGHGKLIEELWEHTVGTTLWAPAFVKDFPVETTPLTRQHRSIPGVTEKWDLYVRGFELATGYSELVDPIVQRERFEAQARAAAAGDDEAMALDDDFLAAMEYAMPPTTGTGMGIDRLLMALTGLSIRETVLFPIVRRHG, from the coding sequence GTGAGCTCTGCTGATACTCCGGATACCGACCACGCGGGCGGCGACGTCCCTGAGCAGTTCCGGATTCGCCAGGGCAAGCGCGAGGCCCTATTGGCCGACGGAAAAGAGCCCTATCCGGTTTCGGTGCCGCGCACCCATTCGCTGGCCGAGATCCGCGCCGCCTATCCGGACCTGGAAGCCGATACCGCCACCGGCGACATCGTCGGCGTCACCGGCCGGGTGGTGTTCGCGCGCAACTCGGGCAAGCTGTGCTTCGCCACCCTGCAGGAGGGCGACGGCACCCAGCTACAGGCGATGATCAGCCTGGCCGGCGTCGGCGAGGAAGCCCTGGACGCCTGGAAATCCACAGTGGACCTCGGCGACATCGTGTTCGTGCACGGCGAGGTGATCAGTTCCCGTCGCGGCGAACTGTCGGTGCTGGCGGACTCGTGGGAGATGGCCAGCAAGGCGTTGCGCCCGCTGCCTGTTGCGCACAAGGAGATGAGCGAAGAGTCACGTGTGCGGCAACGCTACGTCGACCTGATTGTGCGTCCGGAAGCTCGCACCATCGCCCGGCAACGCATCGCCGTCGTCCGTGCGGTGCGCAACGCACTGGAACGCCGCGGGTTCCTCGAAGTCGAGACGCCGATGCTGCAGACGCTGGCCGGTGGTGCAGCGGCGCGTCCGTTCGTCACCCATTCCAATGCGCTCGACGTCGACCTGTATCTGCGAATCGCCCCCGAGTTGTTCCTCAAGCGGTGCGTGGTCGGAGGTCTGGAGAAGGTTTTCGAGCTCAATCGGAACTTCCGAAACGAAGGCATCGATTCGACGCATTCGCCGGAATTCTCGATGCTCGAGACATATCAGGCATGGGGAACGTATGACGATTCGGCGATCGTCACCCGTGAAATTATTCAGGAAGTTGCGGACGAGGCCATCGGCACACGGCAAGTGCCATTGCCGGACGGAACATTCTATGACCTCGACGGTGAATGGCCGTCGCTACAAATGTACCCGTCGTTGTCTGAAGCACTCGGTGAAGAGATCACCCCCGACACGTCGGCAGAATACTTACTTGCCATCGCCGGGCGCCTCGGCGTGGAGATCCCGAAGGATCGCGGCTACGGGCACGGCAAGCTCATCGAAGAACTGTGGGAGCACACGGTCGGGACCACATTGTGGGCGCCGGCATTCGTCAAGGATTTCCCGGTCGAGACCACACCGTTGACCCGCCAGCACCGCAGCATCCCCGGGGTGACCGAGAAATGGGATCTGTACGTGCGCGGATTCGAGTTGGCCACGGGTTACTCCGAACTGGTCGACCCGATCGTGCAGCGCGAACGCTTCGAGGCACAGGCCAGGGCGGCCGCGGCCGGCGACGACGAGGCGATGGCACTCGACGACGATTTCCTGGCGGCAATGGAGTACGCGATGCCGCCCACCACCGGAACCGGAATGGGTATCGATCGGCTGCTGATGGCGCTCACCGGGTTGTCAATTCGCGAAACAGTTTTGTTTCCGATTGTTCGCCGACATGGCTGA
- a CDS encoding alanine racemase, with protein sequence MRSLLNAAAVADLADERVDWRFKGLPAAWSGRTVAQICAEAPALLAAGPLGPVCVLHDEALRHNLSTMASWCARHGVELAPHGKTHMSPQLLARQFDSGACAVTAATVSQVRTYRAFGVRDVVLANELVDAAGLAWLAAELDADPEFQLICWADSVRGVALMTEALQAAGARRPVDVCVELGAVGTRTGCRDDACADAVAAAVVASPRLRLVGVAGYEAALGHDVSASGVSRVRDYLAWVRAVATRLAPLFEVDDIVVTAGGSTHFDLVAEMLAGPWRTVVRSGAYLTSDDGLYLRTSPLTRPGAGPGGFVPAMQVWAQICSRPEPGLALLTMGRRDVSFDQDLPVPQQVQVGSDWTDVAGSEVVKLNDQHAFLRLPAAAEDVVQVGSWIAFGVSHPCTVFDKWQLIPLLDSRGRVVELVRTFF encoded by the coding sequence ATGAGGTCCCTCCTAAACGCGGCGGCGGTGGCAGACCTGGCCGATGAGCGGGTGGACTGGCGATTCAAAGGACTGCCTGCGGCCTGGTCGGGTCGGACCGTGGCGCAGATCTGTGCCGAGGCCCCCGCGCTGTTGGCCGCCGGACCCCTGGGACCGGTGTGCGTCCTGCATGACGAGGCGCTGCGCCACAACCTGTCCACGATGGCCAGCTGGTGCGCCCGTCACGGCGTGGAGCTGGCGCCGCACGGAAAGACGCACATGTCGCCGCAGCTGCTGGCCCGGCAGTTCGACTCGGGGGCGTGCGCAGTGACGGCGGCGACCGTCAGCCAGGTGCGGACGTACCGGGCGTTCGGCGTGCGTGACGTGGTGCTCGCCAACGAGCTGGTCGACGCCGCGGGGCTGGCCTGGCTGGCCGCCGAGCTGGACGCCGATCCCGAGTTCCAGCTGATCTGCTGGGCGGATTCGGTGCGCGGCGTCGCGTTGATGACCGAGGCGTTACAGGCGGCCGGAGCGCGGCGCCCGGTCGACGTCTGCGTGGAGCTCGGCGCGGTGGGCACCCGCACCGGCTGCCGCGACGACGCCTGCGCCGATGCGGTGGCCGCCGCGGTCGTCGCCAGTCCGCGGCTGCGGCTGGTCGGAGTGGCCGGTTACGAAGCCGCGCTGGGTCACGACGTGTCGGCGTCCGGTGTCTCGCGGGTACGCGACTACCTGGCGTGGGTGCGTGCGGTCGCGACCCGGCTGGCCCCTCTGTTCGAGGTGGACGACATCGTCGTAACTGCGGGTGGCAGTACACATTTCGATCTGGTGGCCGAGATGTTGGCGGGCCCGTGGCGCACGGTAGTGCGCAGCGGCGCATATCTGACCAGTGACGACGGCCTGTACCTGCGGACCTCGCCGCTGACCCGGCCGGGTGCCGGGCCGGGCGGATTCGTGCCGGCGATGCAGGTATGGGCGCAGATCTGCTCGCGGCCCGAGCCGGGCCTCGCGCTGCTGACGATGGGCCGCCGCGACGTATCGTTCGACCAGGATCTTCCTGTCCCGCAACAGGTTCAGGTCGGCTCGGATTGGACGGATGTGGCGGGCAGTGAGGTGGTCAAGCTCAACGACCAGCACGCGTTCCTACGGCTGCCGGCGGCCGCCGAGGACGTCGTCCAGGTCGGCAGCTGGATCGCGTTCGGGGTATCCCACCCGTGCACGGTGTTCGACAAGTGGCAGCTGATCCCGTTGCTCGATTCGCGCGGCCGGGTGGTCGAGCTGGTGCGTACCTTCTTCTAG
- a CDS encoding type III pantothenate kinase, with translation MLLAIDVRNTHTVVGLISGSGDHAKVVQHWRIRTEPEVTADELALTIEGLIGDDSERLTGATGLSTVPSVMYEVRLMLEQYWSAVPHILIEPGVRTGIPLLVDNPKEVGADRIVNCLAAYAKFKSAAIVVDFGSSIVVDVVSAKGEFLGGAIAPGVQVSSDAAAARSAALRRVELTRPRSVIGKNTVECMQAGAMFGFAGLVDGLVNRIREDVDGFAGSDVAVVATGHTAPVMLPDLHTVQHYDQHLTLDGLRMVYERNRDNQRGRTKSAR, from the coding sequence GTGCTGCTGGCCATCGATGTCCGCAACACCCACACCGTCGTGGGATTGATATCCGGATCCGGTGATCATGCGAAAGTCGTGCAGCACTGGCGAATTCGAACCGAACCGGAGGTCACGGCCGACGAGCTCGCGCTGACCATCGAGGGTTTGATCGGCGACGACTCCGAACGCCTCACTGGCGCGACCGGGCTGTCCACCGTGCCCTCGGTCATGTACGAGGTCCGGCTGATGCTCGAGCAGTACTGGTCGGCCGTGCCGCACATACTGATCGAGCCGGGCGTTCGGACCGGCATCCCGTTGCTCGTCGACAATCCGAAAGAGGTCGGCGCCGACCGGATCGTGAACTGTCTGGCGGCTTACGCCAAGTTCAAGTCGGCCGCCATCGTGGTCGACTTCGGCTCCTCGATCGTTGTGGACGTGGTCTCCGCCAAGGGTGAATTCCTCGGCGGGGCAATCGCTCCCGGAGTTCAGGTGTCGTCGGACGCGGCGGCCGCACGGTCGGCGGCGCTGCGCCGCGTCGAACTCACCCGGCCGCGATCGGTGATCGGCAAGAACACCGTCGAATGCATGCAGGCCGGTGCGATGTTCGGATTCGCCGGTCTGGTCGACGGATTGGTGAACCGGATCCGAGAGGACGTCGACGGGTTCGCCGGTTCCGACGTGGCCGTGGTCGCGACCGGCCACACCGCTCCGGTGATGCTGCCCGACCTGCACACCGTGCAGCACTACGACCAGCACCTGACCCTCGACGGACTGCGAATGGTCTACGAACGCAACCGTGACAACCAGCGTGGCCGAACCAAATCCGCCCGCTAG
- the panD gene encoding aspartate 1-decarboxylase: MFRTMLKSKIHRATVTHADLHYVGSVTIDADLMDAADLLEGEQVTIVDIDNGARLETYAITGQRGTGVIGINGAAAHLVHPGDLVILIAYGVMADAEAREYRPRIVFVDADNRQVDLGDDPAYVPDDVTDLLSPRTVG, translated from the coding sequence ATGTTCCGGACGATGTTGAAGTCCAAGATCCACCGCGCGACGGTGACCCATGCCGACCTGCACTACGTCGGTTCGGTGACCATCGACGCCGATCTGATGGACGCCGCCGATCTGCTCGAGGGTGAGCAGGTGACGATCGTCGATATCGACAACGGCGCCCGGCTGGAGACCTACGCCATCACCGGACAGCGCGGCACCGGGGTGATCGGAATAAACGGAGCGGCAGCACATCTGGTACACCCTGGCGACCTGGTGATCCTGATCGCCTACGGTGTGATGGCGGACGCCGAGGCCCGCGAGTACCGGCCGCGCATCGTGTTCGTCGATGCCGACAATCGGCAGGTCGACCTCGGCGACGACCCGGCGTACGTGCCCGACGATGTCACCGACCTGCTCTCCCCGCGGACAGTGGGCTGA
- the panC gene encoding pantoate--beta-alanine ligase: MVRTRTAAVSTPKFTPAQLNLYQTPQAVSDVTRALRHTGRRVMLVPTMGALHDGHLALVRAAKKVPGAVVVVSIFVNPLQFGAGEDLDAYPRTLDADLELLRGEDVEVVFAPNASAMYPDGARTTVHPGALGDELEGASRPGHFAGMLTVVLKLLQIVRPDRAFFGEKDYQQLVLIRQMVEDLNIDVRIVGVPIVRESDGLAMSSRNRYLNSEEREQACALSSALLAGMWAAAGGPDAALDAARAVLDEVPAIEVDYLELRGPQLQPAPPSGPARLLIAARLGTTRLLDNIAVDLSTDTAPPGIGGNGDHPEITWRN; the protein is encoded by the coding sequence CTGGTCAGGACAAGGACGGCGGCAGTGAGCACGCCGAAATTCACTCCCGCGCAACTCAACCTGTATCAGACGCCGCAGGCGGTCTCCGACGTCACCCGAGCGCTGCGGCACACCGGCCGTCGGGTGATGCTGGTACCGACCATGGGAGCACTGCACGACGGTCATCTGGCACTTGTGCGTGCCGCCAAGAAAGTGCCCGGAGCGGTGGTCGTGGTGTCGATCTTCGTCAACCCCCTGCAGTTCGGCGCCGGCGAGGACCTCGACGCCTACCCGCGCACGCTCGACGCCGACCTCGAGCTGTTACGCGGTGAAGACGTCGAGGTGGTGTTCGCGCCGAACGCCTCGGCTATGTACCCCGACGGTGCGCGGACCACCGTGCATCCCGGTGCGCTGGGTGACGAGCTCGAAGGTGCCTCGCGGCCAGGTCATTTCGCCGGCATGCTCACCGTGGTGCTGAAGCTGCTGCAGATCGTCCGCCCGGACCGGGCGTTCTTCGGTGAAAAGGACTATCAGCAGCTGGTGCTGATCCGCCAGATGGTCGAGGATCTCAACATCGATGTCCGCATAGTCGGCGTACCGATCGTGCGGGAGTCCGATGGACTGGCCATGTCCTCGCGCAACCGCTACCTCAATTCTGAAGAGCGCGAACAGGCTTGTGCGTTGTCGTCCGCACTGTTGGCGGGCATGTGGGCGGCGGCCGGTGGGCCCGATGCGGCACTCGACGCCGCTCGCGCGGTGCTCGATGAGGTGCCCGCCATCGAGGTCGACTATCTCGAACTGCGAGGGCCGCAACTGCAGCCGGCGCCGCCGTCCGGGCCGGCGCGGCTGCTGATCGCCGCCCGTCTCGGCACCACCCGACTGCTGGACAACATCGCCGTAGACCTATCCACCGACACCGCGCCACCCGGCATCGGCGGCAATGGCGATCACCCCGAAATAACCTGGAGAAACTGA
- a CDS encoding Rossmann-like and DUF2520 domain-containing protein, giving the protein MGNPSGLRPARLKVGIVSAGRVGTALGVALERAEHVVVACSAISTASRRLAERRLPDTEILPVPDVADRAELLLLTVPDSELPGLVKGLAATDAVRRGTIVVHTSGANGVGILAPLTEQGCVPLAIHPAMTFTGADEDIARLSDSCFGVTAVDEIGDAIAQSLVLEIGGEPFGVREDARTLYHAALAHASNHIVTVVADALDALRAALSGQELLGQELVVDAPGGLAERIVGPLARAALENTLQRGQAALTGPVARGDAPAITGHLTALDAVNPELAQSYCANSLRTAQRAHAPKEVFEVLADWSGQGRRQ; this is encoded by the coding sequence GTGGGCAACCCCAGCGGCTTGCGCCCCGCCCGGCTCAAGGTCGGCATCGTGTCGGCCGGCCGTGTCGGCACTGCCCTCGGCGTCGCCCTGGAGCGCGCCGAGCATGTGGTGGTGGCGTGCAGCGCGATCTCGACGGCGTCGCGCAGGCTCGCCGAGCGGCGGCTACCCGACACCGAGATCCTGCCGGTGCCCGACGTCGCCGACCGGGCCGAGCTGCTGCTGCTGACGGTGCCGGACTCCGAGCTGCCCGGCCTGGTGAAGGGTCTGGCAGCGACGGATGCGGTGCGCCGCGGCACCATCGTCGTGCACACCTCCGGTGCCAACGGAGTCGGGATCCTGGCGCCGTTGACCGAACAGGGCTGCGTCCCGCTGGCGATCCACCCGGCGATGACGTTCACCGGAGCCGACGAGGACATCGCCCGGCTCTCCGACAGCTGCTTCGGCGTCACCGCCGTCGACGAGATCGGCGATGCCATCGCCCAGTCACTGGTCCTCGAGATCGGCGGCGAGCCGTTCGGAGTGCGCGAAGATGCACGCACGCTGTATCACGCGGCGTTGGCCCACGCGAGCAATCACATCGTCACCGTGGTCGCCGACGCGCTGGACGCGTTGCGCGCGGCGCTGTCCGGGCAGGAGCTGCTCGGACAGGAACTCGTCGTCGACGCACCCGGCGGCCTCGCCGAACGGATCGTCGGCCCGTTGGCCCGCGCCGCCCTGGAGAACACCTTGCAGCGCGGGCAGGCGGCGTTGACCGGACCGGTTGCCCGCGGGGACGCGCCCGCCATCACCGGCCACCTGACAGCGCTCGATGCGGTGAATCCCGAACTGGCCCAGTCCTATTGCGCGAACTCGCTGCGCACCGCCCAGCGTGCGCATGCACCCAAGGAGGTTTTTGAGGTGTTGGCCGACTGGTCAGGACAAGGACGGCGGCAGTGA